A window of the SAR324 cluster bacterium genome harbors these coding sequences:
- a CDS encoding 1-acyl-sn-glycerol-3-phosphate acyltransferase: MSHFKGMIVLSYIMLNLLIASIPLMILVFCKALIPFNPVQRGTYYLMTRLYGIATWIDDLLFWNFLGTELEIRGTIDKSKEETHLIIANHRSWTDILILQSIFNDKTPVLKFLIKKALRYVPFVGWICWAYEYPFIPLKLENGHPVGQSHAKEKLKQDLTKLKHSPATIVNFAEGTRFTNIKWQKQNSPYSYLLKPKTGGFKIILDEFGNLIHSIYDVTIVYDSLNHTFWDFLCGNCKKIIVVLQKIPLDDASFPPEPYEKEALQQWINKQWQQKDHIIQNVLNES; this comes from the coding sequence ATGTCACATTTCAAAGGAATGATTGTTCTGAGTTACATCATGCTCAATCTGTTGATTGCCAGCATTCCGCTTATGATTCTGGTGTTCTGTAAGGCGTTGATCCCCTTCAATCCCGTCCAACGCGGAACTTATTATTTGATGACCCGACTCTATGGAATCGCGACCTGGATTGATGATCTGCTGTTCTGGAATTTTCTTGGTACCGAATTGGAGATCCGGGGAACCATAGACAAGTCCAAAGAGGAGACCCATCTCATCATCGCAAATCACCGCTCCTGGACGGACATTTTAATATTGCAGAGTATATTTAATGATAAAACTCCTGTACTCAAATTTTTGATTAAAAAAGCACTCAGATATGTTCCCTTTGTGGGTTGGATCTGCTGGGCTTATGAATATCCGTTCATTCCCTTAAAACTGGAAAATGGACATCCGGTGGGACAAAGCCATGCCAAAGAAAAACTGAAGCAGGATCTGACCAAACTCAAACATTCACCAGCCACTATCGTGAATTTTGCGGAAGGTACCCGGTTCACCAACATCAAATGGCAAAAGCAAAATTCACCTTATTCTTACTTGCTGAAACCCAAAACAGGCGGATTCAAAATCATTCTTGATGAATTTGGAAACCTCATTCATTCAATTTATGATGTCACCATCGTTTATGATTCCCTGAATCATACTTTTTGGGATTTTCTATGCGGAAATTGTAAAAAAATTATTGTTGTCCTTCAGAAAATACCTCTTGATGATGCCTCATTTCCTCCTGAACCTTATGAAAAAGAGGCACTACAACAATGGATCAACAAACAATGGCAACAAAAAGATCACATCATTCAGAATGTGCTCAATGAATCATGA
- a CDS encoding DNA lyase → MRLWSLHPKYLDAKGLVALWREGLLAQKVLEGKTTGYRHHPQLQRFREQAYPLVAIGTYLLSVHDEATFRNYSFDRSKISIFDNSIQLSVTKGQILYEWKHLLTKLYQRNAAQYGKIQVILEPECHPIFREMPGDIEQWEIRFRRLDK, encoded by the coding sequence ATGAGATTATGGTCATTACACCCTAAATACCTGGATGCTAAAGGGCTTGTTGCACTTTGGCGAGAAGGATTGCTGGCACAAAAAGTATTAGAGGGAAAAACAACGGGCTATCGGCACCACCCTCAATTGCAACGATTTCGAGAACAGGCTTATCCTTTAGTGGCCATAGGAACCTACCTCCTATCTGTTCATGATGAAGCAACTTTTCGAAATTATTCGTTTGACAGATCGAAAATCTCAATTTTTGACAACAGCATACAACTTTCAGTAACCAAAGGGCAAATCCTGTACGAGTGGAAACACTTGTTAACCAAACTATATCAGCGCAACGCTGCACAATACGGAAAAATCCAGGTGATTCTGGAACCGGAATGTCACCCAATATTTCGGGAAATGCCAGGTGATATCGAACAATGGGAGATCCGATTTCGGAGACTGGACAAATGA
- a CDS encoding WGR domain-containing protein encodes MQAIRYFEHHGQTIQNNKTVHHDKFYKIKLEQVNGIWVVETWRGRCGKQGRLIPFGYPTQEQALDKIGYLAYAKARKGYQEVSI; translated from the coding sequence ATGCAAGCCATTCGCTATTTCGAGCATCATGGGCAAACCATACAAAACAACAAAACCGTCCATCATGACAAGTTCTACAAAATAAAGCTGGAACAAGTCAATGGCATCTGGGTTGTCGAAACTTGGCGGGGCCGGTGCGGAAAACAAGGGCGGTTGATCCCGTTCGGTTATCCCACTCAGGAGCAAGCCCTGGACAAAATCGGGTACCTGGCCTATGCCAAAGCTCGCAAGGGATACCAAGAGGTGAGTATCTAA
- a CDS encoding cyclic nucleotide-binding domain-containing protein: MTFDEATQILRQESRLFSGFTQEMLDDMGDMAVLGSCKAGTRLMIQGEVNYYIYFLLSGSVTVQVNGNPLYQLCRCGDVFGEMSCLNRQPVSADIFAETDVSFLKLDFEMANFQYESVLLFKVMSMILSDKLRLTTAKIECFREFVSQAQRVNVTLSDIAREEGMSLFEYFDSKHKHADCEFYLHIKDLLLAMRKAGDHE; this comes from the coding sequence ATGACGTTCGATGAAGCAACCCAGATTTTACGTCAAGAATCGCGGCTCTTTTCAGGGTTTACGCAAGAAATGCTGGACGATATGGGCGACATGGCAGTGCTGGGTAGTTGTAAAGCTGGGACAAGGCTCATGATTCAAGGCGAGGTCAATTATTATATTTATTTTTTGCTTTCCGGGTCTGTAACCGTACAGGTGAATGGAAATCCCCTTTACCAGTTATGCCGGTGTGGAGATGTTTTCGGAGAGATGTCATGCCTCAACCGGCAACCAGTATCAGCGGATATTTTTGCTGAGACAGATGTGTCGTTTTTGAAGTTGGATTTTGAAATGGCGAATTTCCAGTACGAGTCTGTGCTACTGTTCAAGGTGATGAGCATGATTCTTTCGGACAAGCTCCGATTAACCACCGCCAAAATTGAATGTTTTCGAGAATTTGTGAGTCAGGCACAGCGGGTAAATGTCACTTTGAGTGATATTGCCAGGGAGGAAGGCATGTCACTGTTTGAATATTTTGACTCGAAGCACAAACATGCTGATTGCGAATTTTATCTGCACATCAAAGATTTGTTGTTAGCCATGAGAAAGGCAGGAGACCATGAGTAA
- a CDS encoding lipase family protein, producing MLRKTKAYDAWNALICCKLSAAAYETDRKKVISLFTEYGFSECFLLFETESECVIAHNGNDQIIVAFTGTESWYDAMSDIKVDKLYTPHGGIHSGFSYMLNVVYPQIIEILSRISTGKSIWITGHSLGGALALLLTYHLHINNQFTACYQSTYTFGCPRVGDSNFVKYISRTFAYSVFHVVNHLDVVTRIPPRIMGYHALNERIVYIDGDCEIHFDKLWWEQFLGRFQGTWQHKLLLTNGLKDHLISEYVEQLEKLARKQ from the coding sequence ATGTTACGGAAGACAAAAGCGTATGACGCATGGAATGCGTTGATTTGCTGCAAGCTGAGTGCAGCGGCGTATGAGACAGACCGAAAAAAAGTCATTTCCTTATTCACAGAATATGGTTTCAGCGAATGTTTTTTACTCTTTGAAACAGAATCGGAATGCGTCATCGCCCATAATGGCAATGATCAAATCATTGTGGCATTCACAGGCACAGAGTCCTGGTATGATGCCATGTCTGACATTAAAGTAGACAAGCTATACACTCCCCATGGCGGGATACATTCGGGCTTCAGCTATATGCTCAATGTGGTGTATCCGCAAATTATCGAGATACTTTCCCGCATTTCCACAGGTAAAAGCATCTGGATCACAGGGCACAGTCTTGGTGGTGCCCTGGCGTTGTTACTCACCTATCACCTGCACATCAACAATCAGTTTACCGCCTGTTATCAAAGCACGTACACGTTCGGCTGTCCCAGGGTTGGTGACTCGAATTTTGTGAAATATATTTCCAGGACGTTTGCGTATTCCGTATTTCATGTGGTCAATCACTTGGATGTTGTGACCAGGATACCGCCACGGATAATGGGGTATCACGCTTTGAATGAGCGTATCGTGTATATTGATGGTGATTGCGAAATTCATTTTGATAAGTTGTGGTGGGAGCAATTTCTTGGGCGGTTTCAAGGAACATGGCAACACAAACTCCTACTGACGAATGGCCTGAAAGATCATCTCATTTCGGAATATGTCGAACAACTCGAAAAACTGGCAAGGAAACAATGA